A region of Veillonellaceae bacterium DNA encodes the following proteins:
- a CDS encoding phage replisome organizer N-terminal domain-containing protein, with translation MGQMKWFKVASDIFEDTKIKLIKHMPNGRGIVLIWFELLALAGKEFTDGCFSITNDMPISDEMLATAIDEDLPTVRLALNIFEKFGMIEIVNDTIVTIANWEKYQSLDGYEITKKQTAERMRRYRARKKQKLLSTGQKQESETDATLPLRNNASQPLRNALRNVTQIEVEREIEREIEERREENAPTADAKKLFTTYQEKIHPVSGSIEGDRLVSLLDDYGLDLCLKAIDRAVLRKKRSIRYISGILKSWQQDGYDEPEDNSDDGRYVKRSENPSEEINNIPF, from the coding sequence ATGGGACAGATGAAGTGGTTTAAAGTGGCTTCAGATATTTTTGAAGATACAAAAATCAAACTCATAAAGCATATGCCGAATGGTCGAGGAATCGTCCTTATCTGGTTTGAATTGTTGGCACTGGCTGGAAAAGAGTTCACTGATGGGTGTTTCTCTATTACGAATGACATGCCTATTTCAGATGAAATGCTGGCGACGGCTATAGATGAAGATCTGCCAACGGTACGGCTGGCGTTAAATATCTTTGAAAAATTTGGGATGATTGAGATTGTCAATGATACCATAGTGACCATTGCCAACTGGGAGAAATATCAATCGCTGGATGGCTATGAGATTACTAAGAAACAAACAGCAGAACGGATGCGTCGGTATAGGGCTAGAAAGAAACAAAAGTTGTTATCTACAGGGCAAAAGCAAGAATCGGAAACGGATGCAACATTGCCGTTACGTAATAATGCGTCACAGCCGTTACGTAACGCGTTACGTAACGTTACGCAGATAGAAGTAGAAAGAGAAATAGAAAGAGAAATAGAAGAGCGTAGAGAAGAAAATGCACCGACCGCGGACGCGAAAAAACTCTTTACTACGTATCAAGAAAAAATCCATCCTGTTAGCGGCAGCATAGAAGGAGATAGGCTGGTAAGTCTCCTGGATGATTACGGTCTGGATCTTTGCCTGAAAGCGATTGACAGGGCTGTACTCCGAAAGAAGCGGTCTATCCGATACATTTCCGGGATACTGAAGAGCTGGCAGCAGGATGGCTATGATGAGCCGGAAGATAATTCTGACGATGGGCGGTACGTCAAGCGAAGTGAGAATCCGTCAGAAGAGATAAACAACATTCCTTTTTGA
- a CDS encoding DnaA/Hda family protein: protein MEAARKSIADVIGDFRRNAKHAKPCPPEPSKPPKDGIICTYCDNSGWIPVERENGTIAMAHCPDCWERRQVARRLKQSGISPKDYERYTLDSFDGNRSPVAREMKAQAVKYLNEHQPGGIGFGLFGKSGMGKTHICIAVCQELTKHFHEPHYYFSYRAEIPKLVKASRSYSTDYDVAMHKWKTCQNLYIDDLFKLSGKVLKGKLVDIDREELKVVFDLINARYLNHLTTLFSSEYLVKDITDIDEALGSRIYEMVYPYAIKVEGKNQRLRDSRHD from the coding sequence ATGGAAGCAGCAAGAAAAAGTATTGCGGACGTCATCGGAGATTTTCGTAGGAATGCAAAACATGCAAAACCTTGTCCACCGGAACCAAGTAAGCCCCCGAAGGATGGCATTATCTGCACATACTGTGACAACAGCGGATGGATACCCGTCGAGCGAGAGAATGGAACGATAGCCATGGCTCATTGCCCGGATTGCTGGGAACGGCGTCAGGTTGCCAGGCGGCTGAAACAGTCTGGCATATCTCCCAAAGACTACGAGCGATACACACTGGATTCCTTTGACGGCAATAGAAGCCCCGTTGCCAGGGAAATGAAAGCCCAGGCCGTAAAATATCTGAATGAGCATCAGCCTGGAGGTATTGGCTTTGGACTTTTCGGCAAGTCAGGAATGGGGAAGACACACATCTGCATTGCGGTATGCCAGGAACTGACAAAGCATTTTCATGAGCCGCACTACTACTTCTCTTACCGGGCAGAAATCCCCAAGCTGGTCAAAGCATCCAGAAGCTATAGCACGGATTATGATGTGGCGATGCATAAGTGGAAGACCTGCCAGAATCTGTACATCGATGACCTGTTCAAGCTGTCTGGCAAGGTGCTGAAAGGGAAACTGGTAGACATCGACCGGGAAGAGCTGAAAGTAGTCTTTGACCTGATTAATGCCAGATACTTGAATCACCTAACAACGCTGTTCAGCAGTGAATATCTGGTGAAGGATATCACGGATATAGATGAAGCCCTGGGCAGCCGGATTTACGAAATGGTTTATCCGTATGCAATCAAGGTCGAGGGGAAAAATCAACGATTGAGGGACAGCCGCCATGATTAA
- a CDS encoding DUF3310 domain-containing protein produces MNMRTAEYTNPPSPPKNDEIHHPDHYTWKGTECKKVIEIMTHGLSGAEAYYMGNIIKYLYRYPKKETLVSDLMKAEEYMKFLRGLFTR; encoded by the coding sequence ATGAACATGCGCACTGCAGAGTATACAAATCCACCCAGCCCGCCGAAAAACGATGAGATCCATCATCCGGATCATTACACCTGGAAGGGGACTGAGTGCAAGAAAGTGATTGAAATCATGACACACGGGCTTTCTGGTGCAGAAGCCTACTACATGGGGAACATCATCAAATATCTGTACCGGTATCCGAAGAAAGAAACACTGGTAAGTGATCTGATGAAAGCAGAGGAATACATGAAATTCCTTCGTGGACTATTTACGCGGTGA
- a CDS encoding recombinase RecT, whose amino-acid sequence MNTKGGLTKRNSQVQEIQQKDTSLKGLIKAMEPEIKKALPSVITPERFTRMVFTALSSTPKLQQCTPQSFLGAMMQAAQLGLEPNTPIGQAYLIPYGNVCQFQLGYKGLLDLAYRSGEIKDIQAHEVHENDEFEYELGLEPKLKHIPAKNNRGTVTMYYAVWHTKTGGYGFEVMSKDDVLEFAQKKSKSFRKGPWQTDFDAMAKKTVLKQALKYAPIATDFVKAVATDETVKSHITENMEDEPDETLTIDAEAVSSGDTVPQNVDPETGEVIPPNEPTDEELFNA is encoded by the coding sequence ATGAACACTAAAGGCGGATTAACGAAAAGAAATAGTCAGGTGCAGGAAATACAGCAGAAAGATACGTCCCTGAAAGGCCTCATCAAGGCCATGGAACCGGAAATTAAGAAGGCGCTCCCCTCCGTCATTACGCCGGAACGGTTCACCCGTATGGTCTTTACTGCGCTGTCCAGTACCCCTAAATTGCAGCAGTGTACGCCTCAGTCTTTCCTGGGAGCGATGATGCAGGCCGCTCAATTGGGGCTTGAACCCAATACGCCGATCGGGCAGGCCTACCTGATTCCGTACGGCAATGTTTGCCAATTTCAGTTAGGCTACAAGGGCCTTCTTGATTTAGCTTACCGTTCTGGCGAGATTAAAGATATCCAGGCCCATGAGGTTCATGAGAATGATGAATTTGAGTATGAGTTGGGGCTTGAACCGAAGCTCAAACACATTCCGGCAAAGAACAATCGTGGCACTGTCACTATGTACTATGCTGTGTGGCACACCAAAACCGGCGGGTATGGCTTTGAAGTCATGAGCAAGGACGATGTGCTGGAATTCGCCCAGAAGAAGTCAAAGAGCTTCCGCAAAGGCCCGTGGCAGACTGATTTTGATGCGATGGCCAAAAAGACGGTATTGAAACAAGCTCTTAAATATGCACCCATCGCTACGGATTTCGTAAAGGCTGTCGCTACGGACGAAACGGTAAAGTCTCATATCACGGAGAATATGGAAGACGAACCGGATGAAACCCTGACTATTGATGCAGAAGCCGTATCAAGCGGCGACACTGTACCGCAGAATGTAGACCCGGAAACCGGGGAAGTTATCCCACCAAATGAACCGACGGATGAAGAACTTTTTAACGCATAA